A window from Bubalus kerabau isolate K-KA32 ecotype Philippines breed swamp buffalo chromosome 5, PCC_UOA_SB_1v2, whole genome shotgun sequence encodes these proteins:
- the TMEM151A gene encoding transmembrane protein 151A — MPEDGGGDSGDVPEIIPDGEPLREEQRPLKQSLGSSLCRESHWKCLLLTLLIHACGAVVAWCRLATVPRLVLGPEAALARGGGGPPPTYPASPCSDGYLYIPLAFVSLLYLLYLAECWHCHVRSCQAPRTDASTVLALIRRLQQAPPCVWWKATSYHYVRRTRQITRYRNGDAYTTTQVYHERADSRTARGEFDYSAHGVRDVSKELVGLADHAATRLRFTKCFSFGSAEAEASYLTQRARFFSANEGLDDYLEAREGMHLKDVDFRESLMVFADPRSPPWYARAWVFWLVSAATLSWPLRVVAAYGTAHVHYQVEKLFGASSPPPGAVPSGPPLSRVATVDFTELEWHICSNRQLVPSYSEAVVMGAGSGAYLRGCQRCRRSVSSNSLPPARPSGPRLPFSRSRLSLGAGGRATPGVFRSLSGGPLGRRGEDTEPLESPPCYEDALYFPVLIVHGDSGCQGDGQGAL, encoded by the exons ATGCCCGAGGACGGCGGTGGCGACAGCGGGGACGTGCCCGAGATCATTCCGGACGGCGAGCCGCTGCGGGAGGAG CAGCGGCCCCTGAAGCAGTCCCTGGGAAGCTCTCTGTGCCGCGAGTCGCACTGGAAGTGCCTGCTGCTCACCCTGCTCATCCACGCCTGCGGCGCCGTGGTGGCCTGGTGCCGTCTGGCCACGGTGCCCCGGCTGGTCCTGGGGCCGGAGGCCGCCCTGGCCCGCGGAGGCGGGGGGCCGCCGCCCACCTACCCGGCCAGCCCCTGCTCCGACGGCTACCTGTACATCCCCCTGGCTTTTGTCTCCCTCCTCTACCTCCTCTACCTGGCCGAGTGCTGGCACTGTCACGTGCGGTCCTGCCAGGCGCCGCGCACCGACGCCAGCACGGTGCTCGCCCTGATCCGCCGGCTGCAGCAGGCTCCGCCCTGCGTCTGGTGGAAGGCCACCAGCTACCACTACGTGCGGCGCACCCGCCAGATCACCCGCTACCGCAACGGCGACGCCTACACCACTACGCAGGTCTACCACGAGCGGGCCGACAGCCGCACGGCGCGCGGTGAGTTCGACTACTCGGCGCACGGCGTCCGCGACGTCTCCAAGGAGCTCGTGGGCCTGGCCGACCACGCGGCCACGCGGCTGCGCTTCACCAAGTGCTTCAGCTTCGGCAGCGCCGAGGCCGAGGCCTCGTACCTCACCCAGCGGGCCCGCTTCTTCAGCGCCAACGAGGGCCTGGACGACTACCTGGAGGCCCGCGAGGGCATGCACCTGAAGGACGTGGACTTCCGAGAGTCCCTCATGGTGTTTGCCGACCCGCGCAGCCCGCCCTGGTACGCGCGTGCCTGGGTCTTCTGGCTGGTGTCGGCGGCCACGCTGTCCTGGCCGCTGCGCGTGGTGGCGGCCTATGGCACGGCCCACGTCCACTACCAGGTGGAGAAGCTCTTCGGCGCCAGCTCGCCTCCGCCCGGCGCCGTGCCCAGCGGGCCCCCGCTCTCCCGAGTGGCCACGGTGGACTTCACCGAGCTCGAATGGCACATCTGCTCCAACCGGCAGCTCGTGCCCAGCTACTCGGAGGCCGTGGTCATGGGCGCCGGCTCGGGCGCCTACCTCCGGGGCTGCCAGCGCTGCCGCCGCTCCGTCAGCAGCAACTCGCTGCCGCCCGCCCGGCCCAGCGGGCCCCGCCTGCCTTTCAGCCGCAGCCGCCTCTCGCTGGGAGCCGGGGGTCGGGCCACGCCGGGGGTCTTCCGAAGCCTGAGTGGGGGGCCGCTGGGGCGCCGCGGGGAGGACACAGAGCCCCTGGAAAGCCCACCGTGCTATGAGGACGCCCTTTACTTCCCGGTGCTCATCGTCCACGGTGACAGCGGCTGCCAGGGGGACGGCCAGGGTGCTCTCTGA
- the KLC2 gene encoding kinesin light chain 2 isoform X2, with product MATMVLPREEKLSQDEIVLGTKAVIQGLETLRGEHRALLAPLVAHEASEAEPGSQERCVLLRRSLEAIELGLGEAQVILALSSHLGAVESEKQKLRAQVRRLVQENQWLREELAGTQQKLQRSEQAVAQLEEEKQHLLFMSQIRKLDEDTPPHEDKGDVPKDSLDDLFPSEEEQNPAPSPGGGDVAAQHGGYEIPARLRTLHNLVIQYASQGRYEVAVPLCKQALEDLEKTSGHDHPDVATMLNILALVYRDQNKYKEAAHLLNDALAIREKTLGKDHPAVAATLNNLAVLYGKRGKYKEAEPLCKRALEIREKVLGKFHPDVAKQLSNLALLCQNQGKAEEVEYYYRRALEIYATRLGPDDPNVAKTKNNLASCYLKQGKYQDAEALYKEILTRAHEKEFGSVSGDNKPIWMHAEEREESKDKRRDSTPYGEYGSWYKACKVDSPTVNTTLRSLGALYRRQGKLEAAHTLEDCASRSRKQGLDPASQTKVVELLKDGGSGRGDRRGSRDGPGGVGARSEADLEEAGPAAEWSGDGSGSLRRSGSFGKLRDALRRSSEMLVKKLQGGGPQEPPNPRMKRASSLNFLNKSVEEPVQPGGTGLSDSRTLSSSSMDLSRRNSLVG from the exons ATGGCCACGATGGTGCTTCCTCGGGAGGAGAAGCTGAGCCAGGATGAGATCGTGCTGGGCACCAAGGCCGTCATCCAAGGGCTAGAGACCCTGCGCGGGGAGCATCGTGCCCTTCTCGCTCCCCTGGTCGCTCATGAAGCTAGTGAGGCAGAGCCGGGCTCACAGGAGCGCTGTGTCCTCCTGCGCCGTTCCCTGGAGGCCATcgagctggggctgggggaggcccaG GTGATCTTGGCACTCTCGAGCCACCTGGGAGCTGTGGAGTCGGAGAAGCAGAAGCTGCGGGCCCAGGTGCGGCGCTTGGTGCAGGAGAACCAGTGGCTGCGCGAGGAGCTGGCGGGGACACAGCAGAAGCTGCAGCGCAGCGAGCAGGCCGTGGCCCAGCTCGAGGAGGAGAAGCAGCACTTGCTGTTCATGAGCCAGATCCGCAAGTTGGATGAGGACACCCCACCCCAC gAGGACAAGGGGGACGTCCCCAAAGACTCTCTGGATGACCTGTTCCCCAGCGAGGAGGAGCAGAACCCAG CCCCCAGCCCTGGAGGAGGCGATGTGGCCGCCCAGCACGGGGGCTATGAAATTCCGGCCCGGCTGCGCACCCTGCACAACCTGGTGATCCAGTACGCCTCCCAGGGCCGTTATGAGGTGGCCGTGCCCCTCTGCAAGCAGGCCCTGGAGGACCTGGAGAAGACGTCGGGCCACGACCACCCGGACGTGGCCACCATGCTGAACATCCTGGCGCTGGTCTACCG GGACCAGAACAAGTACAAAGAGGCTGCCCACCTGCTCAATGATGCCCTGGCCATCCGCGAGAAGACTCTGGGCAAGGACCACCCAGCT GTGGCTGCAACACTGAATAATCTGGCGGTCCTGTATGGCAAGCGGGGCAAGTACAAGGAGGCTGAGCCTCTGTGCAAGCGGGCGCTGGAGATCCGGGAGAAG GTCCTGGGCAAGTTTCATCCAGACGTGGCCAAGCAGCTGAGCAACCTGGCCCTGCTGTGCCAGAACCAGGGCAAAGCCGAGGAGGTGGAATACTACTACCGGCGGGCGCTGGAGATCTATGCCACACGCCTTGGGCCTGACGACCCCAATGTGGCCAAGACCAAGAACAACCTG GCCTCCTGCTACCTGAAGCAGGGCAAGTACCAGGATGCAGAGGCCCTGTACAAGGAGATCCTCACCCGCGCTCACGAGAAGGAGTTCGGCTCTGTCAGCG GGGACAACAAGCCCATCTGGATGCACGCAGAGGAGCGGGAGGAGAGCAAG GATAAGCGCCGGGACAGCACCCCCTACGGGGAATATGGCAGCTGGTACAAGGCCTGTAAAGTAGACAG CCCCACGGTCAACACCACCCTGCGCAGCTTGGGGGCCCTGTACCGGCGCCAGGGCAAGCTGGAAGCCGCACACACGCTGGAGGACTGTGCCAGCCGCAGCCGCAAGCAG GGCCTGGACCCCGCAAGCCAGACCAAGGTGGTGGAGCTCCTGAAGGACGGTGGCAGCGGGCGCGGAGACCGCCGTGGCAGCCGAGATGGGCCCGGGGGTGTGGGGGCTCGGTCTGAGGCTGACCTCGAGGAGGCGGGGCCTGCCGCCGAGTGGAGCGGG GATGGCAGCGGCTCCTTGCGGCGCAGCGGCTCCTTCGGGAAGCTTCGGGATGCCCTGAGGCGCAGCAGTGAGATGCTGGTGAAGAAGCTGCAGGGGGGTGGCCCCCAGGAGCCCCCAAACCCCAG GATGAAGCGGGCCAGTTCCCTCAACTTCCTCAACAAGAGTGTGGAAGAGCCAGTCCAG CCTGGAGGCACAGGCCTCTCTGACAGCCGCACCCTCAGCTCCAGCTCCATGGACCTCTCCCGACGAAACTCCCTCGTGGGCTAA
- the YIF1A gene encoding protein YIF1A isoform X2, whose protein sequence is MAYHSGYGAHGSKHRARAAPDPPPLFDDTSGGYSSQPGGYPAPGADVAFNVNHLLGDPMANMAMAYGSSIASHGKDMMNKELHRFVSVNKLKYFFAVDTAYVAKKLGLLVFPYTHQNWEVQYSRDVPLPPRQDLNAPDLYIPTMAFITYVLLAGMALGIQKRMILSVLTGLLFGSDGYYVALAWTSSALMYFIVRSLQTAALGPDSMGGPAPRQRLQLYLTLGAAAFQPLIIYWLTFHLVR, encoded by the exons ATGGCTTATCACTCGGGCTACGGAGCCCACG GCTCCAAGCACAGGGCCCGGGCAGCTCCGGATCCCCCTCCCCTCTTCGATGACACAAGCGGTGGTTACTCCAGCCAGCCAGGGGGCTACCCAGCCCCAGGAGCAGACGTGGCCTTCAATGTCAACCACTTGCTTGGGGACCCTATGGCCAACATGGCTATGGCCTATGGCAGCTCCATCGCATCCCATGGGAAGGACATGATGAACAAGGAG CTGCACCGTTTTGTGTCTGTGAACAAACTCAAGTATTTTTTCGCTGTGGACACAGCCTACGTGGCCAAGAAGCTAGGGCTGCTGGTCTTCCCCTACACACACCAG AACTGGGAAGTGCAGTACAGTCGTGATGTGCCTCTGCCCCCACGGCAAGACCTCAACGCCCCCGATCTCTATATCCCCA CAATGGCCTTCATCACCTACGTGCTGCTGGCTGGGATGGCACTGGGCATTCAGAAAAG GATGATCCTCAGTGTCCTCACGGGCCTGCTCTTCGGCAGCGATGGCTACTACGTGGCGCTGGCCTGGACTTCGTCCGCACTCATGTACTTCATT gTGCGCTCTTTGCAAACAGCAGCCCTGGGACCCGACAGCATGGGGGGCCCGGCCCCCCGACAACGTCTCCAGCTCTACCTGACACTGGGAGCTGCAGCCTTTCAGCCCCTTATCATATACTGGCTGACTTTCCATCTGGTCCGGTGA
- the RAB1B gene encoding ras-related protein Rab-1B — MNPEYDYLFKLLLIGDSGVGKSCLLLRFADDTYTESYISTIGVDFKIRTIELDGKTIKLQIWDTAGQERFRTITSSYYRGAHGIIVVYDVTDQESYANVKQWLQEIDRYASENVNKLLVGNKSDLTTKKVVDNTTAKEFADSLGIPFLETSAKNATNVEQAFMTMAAEIKKRMGPGAASGGERPNLKIDSTPVKQAGGGCC, encoded by the exons atgaACCCCGAATA TGACTACCTGTTTAAGCTGCTTTTGATTGGTGACTCGGGCGTGGGCAAGTCATGCCTGCTCCTACGGTTTGCT GATGACACATATACAGAGAGCTACATCAGCACCATCGGGGTGGACTTCAAGATCCGAACCATTGAGCTGGACGGCAAAACCATCAAACTTCAGATC TGGGACACAGCTGGTCAGGAACGGTTCCGGACCATCACTTCCAGCTACTACCGGGGGGCTCACGGCATCATCGTGGTATACGACGTCACAGACCAG GAATCCTACGCCAACGTGAAGCAGTGGCTCCAGGAGATTGACCGCTACGCCAGCGAGAATGTCAATAAGCTGCTGGTGGGCAACAAGAGTGACCTCACCACCAAGAAGGTGGTGGACAACACCACTGCCAAG GAGTTTGCAGATTCTCTGGGCATCCCCTTCCTGGAGACGAGTGCCAAGAACGCTACCAACGTCGAGCAGGCGTTCATGACCATGGCTGCCGAGATCAAAAAGCGGATGGGGCCCGGGGCAGCCTCGGGGGGCGAGCGGCCCAACCTCAAGATCGACAGCACCCCGGTGAAGCAGGCTGGTGGTGGCTGTTGCTAG
- the KLC2 gene encoding kinesin light chain 2 isoform X1 encodes MATMVLPREEKLSQDEIVLGTKAVIQGLETLRGEHRALLAPLVAHEASEAEPGSQERCVLLRRSLEAIELGLGEAQVILALSSHLGAVESEKQKLRAQVRRLVQENQWLREELAGTQQKLQRSEQAVAQLEEEKQHLLFMSQIRKLDEDTPPHEDKGDVPKDSLDDLFPSEEEQNPAPSPGGGDVAAQHGGYEIPARLRTLHNLVIQYASQGRYEVAVPLCKQALEDLEKTSGHDHPDVATMLNILALVYRDQNKYKEAAHLLNDALAIREKTLGKDHPAVAATLNNLAVLYGKRGKYKEAEPLCKRALEIREKVLGKFHPDVAKQLSNLALLCQNQGKAEEVEYYYRRALEIYATRLGPDDPNVAKTKNNLASCYLKQGKYQDAEALYKEILTRAHEKEFGSVSGDNKPIWMHAEEREESKDKRRDSTPYGEYGSWYKACKVDSPTVNTTLRSLGALYRRQGKLEAAHTLEDCASRSRKQGLDPASQTKVVELLKDGGSGRGDRRGSRDGPGGVGARSEADLEEAGPAAEWSGDGSGSLRRSGSFGKLRDALRRSSEMLVKKLQGGGPQEPPNPRMKRASSLNFLNKSVEEPVQVRPGGTGLSDSRTLSSSSMDLSRRNSLVG; translated from the exons ATGGCCACGATGGTGCTTCCTCGGGAGGAGAAGCTGAGCCAGGATGAGATCGTGCTGGGCACCAAGGCCGTCATCCAAGGGCTAGAGACCCTGCGCGGGGAGCATCGTGCCCTTCTCGCTCCCCTGGTCGCTCATGAAGCTAGTGAGGCAGAGCCGGGCTCACAGGAGCGCTGTGTCCTCCTGCGCCGTTCCCTGGAGGCCATcgagctggggctgggggaggcccaG GTGATCTTGGCACTCTCGAGCCACCTGGGAGCTGTGGAGTCGGAGAAGCAGAAGCTGCGGGCCCAGGTGCGGCGCTTGGTGCAGGAGAACCAGTGGCTGCGCGAGGAGCTGGCGGGGACACAGCAGAAGCTGCAGCGCAGCGAGCAGGCCGTGGCCCAGCTCGAGGAGGAGAAGCAGCACTTGCTGTTCATGAGCCAGATCCGCAAGTTGGATGAGGACACCCCACCCCAC gAGGACAAGGGGGACGTCCCCAAAGACTCTCTGGATGACCTGTTCCCCAGCGAGGAGGAGCAGAACCCAG CCCCCAGCCCTGGAGGAGGCGATGTGGCCGCCCAGCACGGGGGCTATGAAATTCCGGCCCGGCTGCGCACCCTGCACAACCTGGTGATCCAGTACGCCTCCCAGGGCCGTTATGAGGTGGCCGTGCCCCTCTGCAAGCAGGCCCTGGAGGACCTGGAGAAGACGTCGGGCCACGACCACCCGGACGTGGCCACCATGCTGAACATCCTGGCGCTGGTCTACCG GGACCAGAACAAGTACAAAGAGGCTGCCCACCTGCTCAATGATGCCCTGGCCATCCGCGAGAAGACTCTGGGCAAGGACCACCCAGCT GTGGCTGCAACACTGAATAATCTGGCGGTCCTGTATGGCAAGCGGGGCAAGTACAAGGAGGCTGAGCCTCTGTGCAAGCGGGCGCTGGAGATCCGGGAGAAG GTCCTGGGCAAGTTTCATCCAGACGTGGCCAAGCAGCTGAGCAACCTGGCCCTGCTGTGCCAGAACCAGGGCAAAGCCGAGGAGGTGGAATACTACTACCGGCGGGCGCTGGAGATCTATGCCACACGCCTTGGGCCTGACGACCCCAATGTGGCCAAGACCAAGAACAACCTG GCCTCCTGCTACCTGAAGCAGGGCAAGTACCAGGATGCAGAGGCCCTGTACAAGGAGATCCTCACCCGCGCTCACGAGAAGGAGTTCGGCTCTGTCAGCG GGGACAACAAGCCCATCTGGATGCACGCAGAGGAGCGGGAGGAGAGCAAG GATAAGCGCCGGGACAGCACCCCCTACGGGGAATATGGCAGCTGGTACAAGGCCTGTAAAGTAGACAG CCCCACGGTCAACACCACCCTGCGCAGCTTGGGGGCCCTGTACCGGCGCCAGGGCAAGCTGGAAGCCGCACACACGCTGGAGGACTGTGCCAGCCGCAGCCGCAAGCAG GGCCTGGACCCCGCAAGCCAGACCAAGGTGGTGGAGCTCCTGAAGGACGGTGGCAGCGGGCGCGGAGACCGCCGTGGCAGCCGAGATGGGCCCGGGGGTGTGGGGGCTCGGTCTGAGGCTGACCTCGAGGAGGCGGGGCCTGCCGCCGAGTGGAGCGGG GATGGCAGCGGCTCCTTGCGGCGCAGCGGCTCCTTCGGGAAGCTTCGGGATGCCCTGAGGCGCAGCAGTGAGATGCTGGTGAAGAAGCTGCAGGGGGGTGGCCCCCAGGAGCCCCCAAACCCCAG GATGAAGCGGGCCAGTTCCCTCAACTTCCTCAACAAGAGTGTGGAAGAGCCAGTCCAGGTACGG CCTGGAGGCACAGGCCTCTCTGACAGCCGCACCCTCAGCTCCAGCTCCATGGACCTCTCCCGACGAAACTCCCTCGTGGGCTAA
- the YIF1A gene encoding protein YIF1A isoform X1 has product MAYHSGYGAHGSKHRARAAPDPPPLFDDTSGGYSSQPGGYPAPGADVAFNVNHLLGDPMANMAMAYGSSIASHGKDMMNKELHRFVSVNKLKYFFAVDTAYVAKKLGLLVFPYTHQNWEVQYSRDVPLPPRQDLNAPDLYIPTMAFITYVLLAGMALGIQKRFSPEVLGLCASTALVWVVMEVLALLLGIYLATVRSDLSTFHLLAYSGYKYVGMILSVLTGLLFGSDGYYVALAWTSSALMYFIVRSLQTAALGPDSMGGPAPRQRLQLYLTLGAAAFQPLIIYWLTFHLVR; this is encoded by the exons ATGGCTTATCACTCGGGCTACGGAGCCCACG GCTCCAAGCACAGGGCCCGGGCAGCTCCGGATCCCCCTCCCCTCTTCGATGACACAAGCGGTGGTTACTCCAGCCAGCCAGGGGGCTACCCAGCCCCAGGAGCAGACGTGGCCTTCAATGTCAACCACTTGCTTGGGGACCCTATGGCCAACATGGCTATGGCCTATGGCAGCTCCATCGCATCCCATGGGAAGGACATGATGAACAAGGAG CTGCACCGTTTTGTGTCTGTGAACAAACTCAAGTATTTTTTCGCTGTGGACACAGCCTACGTGGCCAAGAAGCTAGGGCTGCTGGTCTTCCCCTACACACACCAG AACTGGGAAGTGCAGTACAGTCGTGATGTGCCTCTGCCCCCACGGCAAGACCTCAACGCCCCCGATCTCTATATCCCCA CAATGGCCTTCATCACCTACGTGCTGCTGGCTGGGATGGCACTGGGCATTCAGAAAAG GTTCTCCCCAGAGGTGCTGGGCCTGTGTGCAAGCACAGCGCTGGTGTGGGTTGTGATGGAAGTGCTGGCCCTGCTCCTGGGCATCTACCTGGCCACCGTGCGCAGCGACCTGAGTACCTTCCACCTGCTGGCCTACAGCGGCTACAAATATGTGGG GATGATCCTCAGTGTCCTCACGGGCCTGCTCTTCGGCAGCGATGGCTACTACGTGGCGCTGGCCTGGACTTCGTCCGCACTCATGTACTTCATT gTGCGCTCTTTGCAAACAGCAGCCCTGGGACCCGACAGCATGGGGGGCCCGGCCCCCCGACAACGTCTCCAGCTCTACCTGACACTGGGAGCTGCAGCCTTTCAGCCCCTTATCATATACTGGCTGACTTTCCATCTGGTCCGGTGA
- the CNIH2 gene encoding protein cornichon homolog 2: MAFTFAAFCYMLTLVLCASLIFFVIWHIIAFDELRTDFKNPIDQGNPARARERLKNIERICCLLRKLVVPEYSIHGLFCLMFLCAAEWVTLGLNIPLLFYHLWRYFHRPADGSEVMYDAVSIMNADILNYCQKESWCKLAFYLLSFFYYLYSMVYTLVSF, from the exons ATGGCGTTCACCTTCGCCGCGTTCTGCTACATGCTCACCCTGGTGCTGTGCGCCTCCCTCATCTTCTTTGTCATCTGGCAC ATCATAGCCTTTGACGAGCTGCGGACTGACTTCAAGAACCCCATCGACCAGGGCAACCCAGCGCGGGCA CGCGAGCGTTTAAAAAATATCGAACGCATTTGCTGCCTACTGAGGAAG CTGGTGGTCCCAGAATACTCCATCCACGGCCTCTTCTGTCTGATGTTTCTGTGTGCAGCTGAGTGGGTGACCCTGGGCCTCAACATCCCCCTCCTCTTCTACCACCTCTGGAG GTACTTCCACCGCCCTGCAGATGGTTCTGAGGTCATGTATGATGCTGTCTCCATCATGAATGCTGACATTCTCAACTACTGCCAGAAGGAGTCCTGGTGCAAACTTGCCTTCTACCTGCTCTCCTTCTTCTATTACCTGTACAG TATGGTTTATACGTTGGTGAGTTTCTAA
- the KLC2 gene encoding kinesin light chain 2 isoform X3: MATMVLPREEKLSQDEIVLGTKAVIQGLETLRGEHRALLAPLVAHEASEAEPGSQERCVLLRRSLEAIELGLGEAQVILALSSHLGAVESEKQKLRAQVRRLVQENQWLREELAGTQQKLQRSEQAVAQLEEEKQHLLFMSQIRKLDEDTPPHEDKGDVPKDSLDDLFPSEEEQNPAPSPGGGDVAAQHGGYEIPARLRTLHNLVIQYASQGRYEVAVPLCKQALEDLEKTSGHDHPDVATMLNILALVYRDQNKYKEAAHLLNDALAIREKTLGKDHPAVAATLNNLAVLYGKRGKYKEAEPLCKRALEIREKVLGKFHPDVAKQLSNLALLCQNQGKAEEVEYYYRRALEIYATRLGPDDPNVAKTKNNLASCYLKQGKYQDAEALYKEILTRAHEKEFGSVSGDNKPIWMHAEEREESKDKRRDSTPYGEYGSWYKACKVDSPTVNTTLRSLGALYRRQGKLEAAHTLEDCASRSRKQDGSGSLRRSGSFGKLRDALRRSSEMLVKKLQGGGPQEPPNPRMKRASSLNFLNKSVEEPVQVRPGGTGLSDSRTLSSSSMDLSRRNSLVG, encoded by the exons ATGGCCACGATGGTGCTTCCTCGGGAGGAGAAGCTGAGCCAGGATGAGATCGTGCTGGGCACCAAGGCCGTCATCCAAGGGCTAGAGACCCTGCGCGGGGAGCATCGTGCCCTTCTCGCTCCCCTGGTCGCTCATGAAGCTAGTGAGGCAGAGCCGGGCTCACAGGAGCGCTGTGTCCTCCTGCGCCGTTCCCTGGAGGCCATcgagctggggctgggggaggcccaG GTGATCTTGGCACTCTCGAGCCACCTGGGAGCTGTGGAGTCGGAGAAGCAGAAGCTGCGGGCCCAGGTGCGGCGCTTGGTGCAGGAGAACCAGTGGCTGCGCGAGGAGCTGGCGGGGACACAGCAGAAGCTGCAGCGCAGCGAGCAGGCCGTGGCCCAGCTCGAGGAGGAGAAGCAGCACTTGCTGTTCATGAGCCAGATCCGCAAGTTGGATGAGGACACCCCACCCCAC gAGGACAAGGGGGACGTCCCCAAAGACTCTCTGGATGACCTGTTCCCCAGCGAGGAGGAGCAGAACCCAG CCCCCAGCCCTGGAGGAGGCGATGTGGCCGCCCAGCACGGGGGCTATGAAATTCCGGCCCGGCTGCGCACCCTGCACAACCTGGTGATCCAGTACGCCTCCCAGGGCCGTTATGAGGTGGCCGTGCCCCTCTGCAAGCAGGCCCTGGAGGACCTGGAGAAGACGTCGGGCCACGACCACCCGGACGTGGCCACCATGCTGAACATCCTGGCGCTGGTCTACCG GGACCAGAACAAGTACAAAGAGGCTGCCCACCTGCTCAATGATGCCCTGGCCATCCGCGAGAAGACTCTGGGCAAGGACCACCCAGCT GTGGCTGCAACACTGAATAATCTGGCGGTCCTGTATGGCAAGCGGGGCAAGTACAAGGAGGCTGAGCCTCTGTGCAAGCGGGCGCTGGAGATCCGGGAGAAG GTCCTGGGCAAGTTTCATCCAGACGTGGCCAAGCAGCTGAGCAACCTGGCCCTGCTGTGCCAGAACCAGGGCAAAGCCGAGGAGGTGGAATACTACTACCGGCGGGCGCTGGAGATCTATGCCACACGCCTTGGGCCTGACGACCCCAATGTGGCCAAGACCAAGAACAACCTG GCCTCCTGCTACCTGAAGCAGGGCAAGTACCAGGATGCAGAGGCCCTGTACAAGGAGATCCTCACCCGCGCTCACGAGAAGGAGTTCGGCTCTGTCAGCG GGGACAACAAGCCCATCTGGATGCACGCAGAGGAGCGGGAGGAGAGCAAG GATAAGCGCCGGGACAGCACCCCCTACGGGGAATATGGCAGCTGGTACAAGGCCTGTAAAGTAGACAG CCCCACGGTCAACACCACCCTGCGCAGCTTGGGGGCCCTGTACCGGCGCCAGGGCAAGCTGGAAGCCGCACACACGCTGGAGGACTGTGCCAGCCGCAGCCGCAAGCAG GATGGCAGCGGCTCCTTGCGGCGCAGCGGCTCCTTCGGGAAGCTTCGGGATGCCCTGAGGCGCAGCAGTGAGATGCTGGTGAAGAAGCTGCAGGGGGGTGGCCCCCAGGAGCCCCCAAACCCCAG GATGAAGCGGGCCAGTTCCCTCAACTTCCTCAACAAGAGTGTGGAAGAGCCAGTCCAGGTACGG CCTGGAGGCACAGGCCTCTCTGACAGCCGCACCCTCAGCTCCAGCTCCATGGACCTCTCCCGACGAAACTCCCTCGTGGGCTAA